The Manduca sexta isolate Smith_Timp_Sample1 chromosome 15, JHU_Msex_v1.0, whole genome shotgun sequence genome includes the window tttaattatccatTTATCACAGGCATTTGCAAATGACATAAGTATTCTtattttacattgcgttaatagTATCTTTATAAGGTATTCATTGCAcgtctgcctactccttcgggggGATAGATGTGAcactttttatatcaaaattgagTATGGTATTGTAACCACGCTGCCCGCGGCGGCAGTTAAAGGGCGGCGGCAGCACGACGCCGTCAGTGGAGTCGCGGCGGCCAAGTACAGTGACGCCTGCGCGCCGCCGGTCAGTCCGTGCGCCGCGCCAGCGCTCTTGTGACGAGGACCAGCAGCAACACTCGCCAGCACACCAGCCTGCcctcgccgcgccgccgcccatCTCGAGGAGGTATGCAAACTGATAGTACTGCCTACAATGCAATAATAAGTATACCGCAAACATCTGTGATGTTGGACCTGAAATGTGAAAATTATAGACAAGTGTTAAACTAACGTTTATGACGTACAAAAGAGCGTCGGCTGTGGACGTGGTGGCGGGGGCGGGGTCTAGACGCAGCTCGTACCGTCCGCCCACGGAGGACGCCGACTCCACTCCGCAGATAGCAGGGCTCAGCGTCGACGAGGACAGACCCATCAGGCGTCGGGGCAGCCAGCTGTAAGCATTCATTCATACTTACATATGACatgattaatacaaataaatagaaatatacagattaaattataacattacaagttattatataatttataaaataatatcttttcaCTCGTGTAGATTCCGTTTTCGAGATAAGTTACATATGTACAggattaatatataataaaacttaatattaataataaaacccaCATAAAATGTTCATAAGAACGCGATCGTGATCGGTTAATGTCTAAACTGAAATATAGAGCAAATATGGCTATGCATATTTTTGTTTCGAAACTGATTTAATTCAATGATTCAAACAGTTAAGACGTTACGAATTATCCAGGCCAGACATAGCCGCGTTACAACAGCGCACGGGTGCGCTGAGCGCCATGGCCTCCCTCTCTTCACGCGCAGTGGACCTCACGTCTGAGACATCAAGCGTCCCGTCAGCCGCCGCTATTGCCGCTGCAAGACAAATGTCCGTGGACGCGGAAGCGatcaaaattgttatacatgatGTCGATGACCGTACGCCGCGCCGCGTCTCGCTGCGACGCGATCCTAATGATAAGGGACATCGGTGTAAGTAATCTTGAACTTACTAGTTAGGTACCACCTAGGTAAAAGACATACCAAAACTCTTTTAATATTGGACACCTaaatagtaaatttactattttgGTAATACAACTCTTTATAACAGGTAGTTCTCGTCacttctaccacaatgtctgaaaacgaaggttttcaaccagtgcgtcctacctgtcatgacctacggtgccgaaacgtggacgctcacagtacggctggtccaccagctcaaagtcgctcagcgagctatggaacgtgctatgctcggagtttctctgaaggataaacttcgtaacgaggtcattcgtcagagaaccaatgtcaccgacatagcacacaggattagcaaactgaagtggcagtgggcagggcatatctgtcgaagaaccgataaccgatggggtaaacgagttcttgagtggagaccacggctcgacaaacgtagtgtaggacgccctccagctaggtggagtgacgatctgcgaaaggtcgctggtaagaactggatgcgacaggccgaagacagggtaaaatggcgtatattggaggaggcctatgtccagcagtggacaaagatataggctgatgatgatgatgataacaggtattttgtttacattacacAATTTGCTGAAATGCCCATAATATATTACCAGttataaaagaattattaataacccctaatatttgaattttacgcGGTGATTACATTAAaagcttacaaataaattgttttgttgatAAAATTGCAACAAGAGGAAGTTAGCcagtaattgaaaatattttgttatattacagCACGTGGGTTCGGCATGCGGGTGGTGGGCGGTAAACCGGACGCGAGCGGCCGGCGCGAGGCCGTCATAGTGTGGACCGTACCCGGCGGGCCCGCAGACCTCGCCGGCCTACAGCAGGGAGATAAAGTACacatatgttatttaattaaacaattttacgaCGTAAAATGCAAACAATTCTTCCACCAAGGCACTTAAAATATTAACCACGTAACATACAGGAAACAATGCAAACTGGATACAAACTAaacaaatctttattatttatagtattgcGGGTTCCTTGGATTATGTTGTTttcaatcatatattttttttccgctCGATTGGGTAATTTGGTTCTGGCAAcctatttggtatttttaacttataagTTCCCTTGCGACTTACCTATTTCGAATCTTGTAGAATTTAAAGCAAGCTGATTATTACTGGATTATTCGTCTTTTTCAACTTATGTGGGTCCCTAAATCAACTGACAGCTTTATTTCATTCAGTAATTATAGAATTAACCCATTGAAAATGACACTCGATCTAGGTTTGGAACCGATGCTTCCAATTCCGTAGCGTTAGAGTTAAACACCGTTTAAAATGGCCAGGTTCTAGAATGGGGCGGCGTGCCGCTGACGGAACGCAGCTTCGAAGAAGTGTGTGCGGTGCTGGAGCGCGGCGGGGACAGTGTCGAGCTGCTGGTGGAGCCCGCGCCTCAGCTCGACGACACCCCACCGCAGCCCGCGCATCACCACCACCACGCGCTATACGGTAAGtcaatactttatttttcttttatttcgatTTTACATGGGTTTTTTCTTCCACAGCTATTGTTCATACCTTCTATTGATTCGATCTTTTGTTTGCACTTCTGTATATAAAGGTTATCGCaccaaatttttgtttttgcatttttatattatactctaggtaatatgaatttatatgtatttaagtaACAAGTGCGGTAAAAACGAAccctaatttataattatggatATCCTCTGCAGATGCCCTTATTACTCAGAGCATAGATTTTCTGTATATTAGATCCTAGTCCATCGCCTTTATCGTCCCAATgagttgaaaataaatttgaagaaTAGTAGTATGTTAATGATAATGTTTTGGTCCACAGAACCGGACACCGACAAATCACCGTCATCGCCGACGCGGCGGAAATTGCCGAAAACCCCGGTATAATATCCATACATAggttataattgtaaaaatatgtgttGTGAACCCATGAGACATTGAGCTAAATCGCTCCTCCATGATCTAGTAGAGACTGTCACTCGGTGCCTACTCCTCTGCGCTTGGGATCATCCATTATTATTGTTGTGATGAACAAAAAATCCTTCTATAATTGTTAGGTACATCATCTTCTTTATCTCATTATGAGAGGTCTAACCATGACGGTAAATAACCACTATGTATCtgtgtacttttattatttaaagaaaggAAATGTGTCTTGGTTGTATGAGAACAATCTTCAGGTAAATTTGTTAGTGGGACGCAACCTATGAGGTAAATTCCCTATATACACGATTATAACATTATGATACAattgatatatatttagttgtttattttatcgCAATACCATATTGtactaataataactaataagtataaatatattttaaatgctcaAACCTTTTCCTAGCTCTGTTGAGACCAGATGATTCCGCGATGTCGTGCTATCTCGCAGTTCTGAAGCCTCAAGTATATTCTCTGTCAACATGGgaacattgatttataatataaaataccattaTATTCACTTGCATACGAGTACTTATTGAAAAAATGACTTGTGGAAGTGTTGACAAAGAAACAGTTTGCAAACTGTCGGGGCTGGTCTCGTCGTTCTGCTGTGATACTGTAGCACTAATCAGTTAAACATCTTCCACGTTACACTAGTTGTAAGAGATTAGTATTTCTATTTACGACTGTAGATGTACTTTAACTTTGTTAACCTTTACTATTTAGATAGAGGGAACTCTTGTTTGTTTATTCGAAGTATTTATACACCTACGTATACTTTAAGTTTCTTTGTTAACTATATTCGTTAAACGTTATCGtttatataatgaataatcTTAAGTGAAGTGTGTGAAAAAATGCTGCTacttattttcagatttttattttttctatcacCCGACCAATTTCATAATGTCGCCAACTACGGCCCGGACGGAGTTAGCCTGTTAGGGCACGCTCGACATTTAAGACAAATAACCATGAATCACATGACTATCAGTAAGTGTAGCCAGACGCTAACTACAGACTTAGTATTCGATGGTAGAATAGGGATCATCTATAGGATACCGTGGATGATTAGTGTTCATTGTCTACTGAGAATAAATTACGTAGTGAAGCTAGAATTGCCGCCGCTTACAGCTTAGCAAACGAATACAGGTTTTATAATACTGACTACTACGAGCTAGACAAACCCGCACAGATTACATAAACGTCATCATAAACAAATGTGGGACATAAGCGGTGCAAGATAACAAAACAAGTGAAGGGGAACCGGTGCCGGCGCCGAACCACCGGCCTGAGGCGCGAGCCACTCGTCGACAAGCCTACATCCGTTTGTACCGTCTCATATATTGCGCATCGAGTGTCTGTTACCGAGTCTTGCTGTTGACTTAGAGTAGTGTGATGCCGCACTTGAATGAAGAGACGCCGCAGCAGTTAGGAGCTTGAAGTGGTGGCAGCACAGCACTGAAACACCTTGAGCGACAGGCGCGCACCGACGCTTCCGTCATGTGATACGACACAGCGACACCATGTACATACCGCTCCGCTCGTACTCTGTAGTTTACTGTTACGATTACTTACTCATTGAGATATGCATGACGTTGCACAGTGTCGATACGTGCATATTGGTTTAGTAATAAGCACCGTACAGGACGTGACGCCTCTTGTGTGTGATGCGAATAAAACTCGTGCGTGTTTACAGATATCCGTTGAAAAAACCATGTAACCACGTGCCGCGTTAAGTGTATTTATCTGTGATAAGCTTGAGTCATTTGTTTAATCATTCGTAAATGTTACTCGATGTGAATGTAAATGATGCTCGAAACACGAACCATTCTATCATGTCCCGTGCTAGGCATTCACATGTCCTGCaattcttgtttgtttttataacgtaCCTACAACAATATGTCATGTACCTACACTTCCTCGGAGtaagtctattttattaatagtagaCATCAAATGATGAATATTGATAACCTTTGTAATATTCAGCACTGATGCGTTTAATAACGTAGAATGTGGGTGCTTCTGGTTGGCTTTTCCTACAGTTTTTCCTTCTTaggtaaaaattaaagaaacgtACCTTCCCTTTacacttacataaaaatatgaatacttaTAAATACCTCTAGACATTATCGTAGAACCTGTGCGTTTAGCGctaatacatttaatatgaacttatttaattgtagaCTTGAGAATAGTCAATTTTGTCTAGTTTTACCCGTTCCCACAGGAAGCTTATGCAAAACTTATAGATGATTATAGGAATAGGTTAAAGAACACGATTATATAGAGATCATCCTAATATGTTTAAGCTAACGAACTTAGGTGTGAAGGCACATGCAGCTTGTGGAACCGGTATCAGCATGATACAGCTTACTGCATGGCGGATGGGAGCATCCGATTTTATTCATTACTTTGTGTTTCATAGAAATGCCTCAGCCCGACGCATGTTAACATTAACATAGGAACATTCTTGCAAGTGAAAATATTACGTTCGCGATTATATACGATTACATTAATGAAAACATATCTGCATTGCTATTTTATGCACACATTGATGAGAGGCCGATGTCTCTCCTGCTGATCAGACTGACATTATAGCTGATGGTTGCTGCATGATGTTTAATGAAGTGCAATGCCTATCCCGAAACTTATTACTGACTTAGATTTGCATATCGAGTCTTTAAAACATTCttgtgttttataacattttatgccTTTGAAAGATGACCCTTTGTGTCTAGTACCTAGTTACCTTAAATTATACTAAGTTGTATACTATGCAACATCGATGAtattaaatgtgaaaaaatagtattatttgtttatgGAAACGTCGTATTTACACGACTCACAAAGCGAGAAAAAACACACGCTTCGAGTTGCATAGGTTTACAGCTATTTCGTTCATATGAAAATTAGAGGTTTTACTGAGTTTTTGCGTATGTGTGTGTAGGAACAAGACCGCGCAGAGCGTATGCGAGAGCGCCAGCCAGCGCGCGCGCAACTGCAAGTATGGTTCGAGAGCGAACTGCGCAAACTTGTGGTCGTCCTGATTGCCGCAGATGATCTTCCACCGCGCGACCACACCTTGGGCTACGGCGACGAACCTGAAGCGTTTGCAAGAATACGCCTCCTACCTTCTCTGTAAATATTAATTCTGCTAGAATGTTGTTTGAATAGTCATTTTAGATAATTACCTCAATAATACAAACTTAATTGCAGTGAAAGTTGCCCTCCAGTGGAAACCGATCCAGCTTCTGCATCATGCAGTCCAGTGTGGAATGCTACGCTAGGCTTCGGCGGACTAACTGCGGATCTATTGGCAGGACGAGCCCTCGAACTGACTCTATGGGACGCTTGTCCTGGTATTGATCCAGTGCTGATCGGGGAATGCACGGTAAATAGTGGCCACGGCTATTACTAAATAATCTAATATTAGTTGAGAATGTACTCTAGATGTTTCTAATATCTACCACAGATGGAACTAGAGAAAGCGTTTGCAGAAGAGCGCGCAGTGTGGTGGACGCTAGAAGAGCGCGGCACTCGGTCGGCTAACGCTTCGCCCCGCGGCTCTCTCACGGGAGCGCGCGCGCTGCGCCGCGGAGACTTCGCTTCACAACGCTCCGTATCCGGTAACATTCGTTTTCTAATGGTGGTATTAAGAAGATAAAAtgtaatactaaaaataatacctaaatattcTACTTTAATGAGTTTTTAGGAAAAACTGATAAGTTGGTGCACATATTATGTTCTCAAGAAATCTTAGACTGGTTTGGGTtccaatatatttatcaaatatttatagtattatcaaaccaatattaatttataagatcCACTAAAGCGATATTTTCATAGATGACGTAGATTCAATTGGCGAGTGCGCTTCTCTCCTACACCCCGACCATGCGTGGGTGGCGGGCTCGCGCCGCGGCTCCTCGCAGTCCGAGACGCTGGAGGTGGAGGTGTACCAGCTCGGCAAGGACTTCTCACGCTCTCTGCCTGGATCCCGCCGATCTTCATTTCAACAACAAGAGAAGGGTacatcattttaaagcaatgttAACTAATAAAAGTGATACCgttgtttaatgtttaatatctgcgtttttaatttgttgtatatatatatatatatggccCATGTATGCGCATGAGAGTAGGGAGGATGTGTGGTCCCCAGAAGGCGGCGGCGAGgtgggcggcgcgcggcgcagCGAGAGGCGCCGCTCGTCGTGCGTGCGCCGCGACCCCGACGACATCCTGCGCTCGCTGCGCGCCGTCAAGGGAGAGCTCGGCCGCACGCTCTCGCTCTCCGGCTCCACCGCCAGGCGTAAGTGTCGGCACTCATCACTCACTGACACCGTTACATCTcataactatatataataaaacaaatgtttaagtgcttatttattcaaaacttcaatCCGACTAGATTCTTTtacagataatttataaatcaatttatactTACGTTAACTTTAttacttgatttattttattacatacttatctTTATCATAAGACAAAGGttaaatggaatattttaaactattaataggcactttataaatatttaaatataaaatacatttaactgTATGGGGCAGATAGtaccaaattattaatttgttgtttatttatgtgcataatttatttgaccATCACAAATCCTACAGATC containing:
- the LOC115450330 gene encoding LOW QUALITY PROTEIN: regulating synaptic membrane exocytosis protein 1 (The sequence of the model RefSeq protein was modified relative to this genomic sequence to represent the inferred CDS: substituted 1 base at 1 genomic stop codon), translated to MLPTNVMSFMKKMVATEESPNAVSGQIETPGTFGKLRQTLSSSLLTAQDKVTKLGPRPNEPVVEPTPAPAPAQPPPAATTQPAKTEREAGKAPSRAGACRVCLKALKPGEVFHICNGCQHRVCEDCSSYSKPASDEEANSWRCSVCRRKAGPRLPPAAQDSTDSLLEVPVLEALQRRHSEARLGSGGSGAGLAPPRSPELRRHSDVSPASLKELEKLKGGGSTTPSVESRRPSTVTPARRRSVRAPRQRSCDEDQQQHSPAHQPALAAPPPISRRASAVDVVAGAGSRRSSYRPPTEDADSTPQIAGLSVDEDRPIRRRGSQLPDIAALQQRTGALSAMASLSSRAVDLTSETSSVPSAAAIAAARQMSVDAEAIKIVIHDVDDRTPRRVSLRRDPNDKGHRSRGFGMRVVGGKPDASGRREAVIVWTVPGGPADLAGLQQGDKVLEWGGVPLTERSFEEVCAVLERGGDSVELLVEPAPQLDDTPPQPAHHHHHALYEPDTDKSPSSPTRRKLPKTPEQDRAERMRERQPARAQLQVWFESELRKLVVVLIAADDLPPRDHTLGYGDEPEAFARIRLLPSLESCPPVETDPASASCSPVWNATLGFGGLTADLLAGRALELTLWDACPGIDPVLIGECTMELEKAFAEERAVWWTLEERGTRSANASPRGSLTGARALRRGDFASQRSVSDDVDSIGECASLLHPDHAWVAGSRRGSSQSETLEVEVYQLGKDFSRSLPGSRRSSFQQQEKGTSFXSNVGGARRSERRRSSCVRRDPDDILRSLRAVKGELGRTLSLSGSTARRKCRHSSLTDTVTSHNYTYDERYRRPVHVRGYDRTVANGWWCVSGAGCAGTATGRKGSMWAAVPAAAACDALAGDEDAVPLGPGQLPPRNAHLPPLHAEINISIIMIKGQLELEVSHARRVYGVNGEVPDSYVKCYLRDGDKWLHKRKTRVIRRTTEPHFKQTLKYQASEALGRTLVVMLWQRCGGFEHNLALGGAEICLDKLTLPQRTYGWYPLFPATSLAADESPD